The Streptomyces sp. NBC_01244 genome contains a region encoding:
- a CDS encoding serine protease inhibitor, producing the protein MEPKSEWPELMGKPAEEARRQIRAEFQEIAVHVVPEGSMVTMDFNEQRVRLFVKDDKVVREPRRG; encoded by the coding sequence ATGGAGCCGAAGAGTGAATGGCCGGAGCTGATGGGGAAGCCTGCGGAGGAGGCTCGTCGGCAGATCCGCGCGGAGTTCCAGGAGATCGCGGTCCATGTGGTGCCCGAGGGCAGCATGGTGACGATGGACTTCAACGAGCAGCGGGTGAGGCTCTTCGTGAAGGACGACAAGGTGGTCCGGGAGCCCAGGCGGGGGTAG